The Aquipuribacter nitratireducens genome has a segment encoding these proteins:
- the pucL gene encoding factor-independent urate hydroxylase: MAVVLGANQYGKAEVRLVHVDRSTPRHALTDLTVTTQLRGEFSGTHLRGDNAAVLPTDTQKNTVYAFARRFGVGHVEDFAMRLARHFVDAQEAVTGARVEVEQHAWERIRVDGTDHDHAFRRPGGEVRTSVVTVDGDDAWVVSGLRDLVVLKSTGSEFHGFPRDGYTTLAETTDRVLATAVTARWRYSSPVLAAADDFGAAHAAIRTTLLEAFASLHSLALQQTLYAMGEAVLEQHPDVAEVRLSMPNKHHFVVDLSPFGLDNPNEVFVAADRPYGLIEGSVLRDDAPPAGRAWDSVPGFV; this comes from the coding sequence ATGGCCGTCGTCCTCGGAGCGAACCAGTACGGCAAGGCGGAGGTGCGCCTCGTCCACGTCGACCGCTCGACACCCCGCCACGCGCTCACCGACCTCACCGTCACCACGCAGCTGCGCGGGGAGTTCTCCGGCACCCACCTGCGGGGCGACAACGCCGCCGTCCTGCCGACGGACACGCAGAAGAACACCGTCTACGCTTTCGCCCGGCGCTTCGGCGTGGGTCACGTCGAGGACTTCGCGATGCGGCTCGCCCGGCACTTCGTCGACGCCCAGGAGGCGGTCACGGGAGCCCGGGTCGAGGTCGAGCAGCACGCGTGGGAGCGGATCCGCGTCGACGGCACCGACCACGACCACGCGTTCCGCCGCCCCGGCGGGGAGGTGCGCACGAGCGTCGTGACGGTCGACGGCGACGACGCCTGGGTCGTGTCGGGGCTGCGTGACCTCGTCGTCCTGAAGTCGACCGGGTCGGAGTTCCACGGCTTCCCCCGCGACGGGTACACGACGCTCGCCGAGACGACCGACCGCGTCCTCGCGACCGCCGTCACGGCGCGCTGGCGCTACTCCTCCCCGGTCCTCGCCGCTGCCGACGACTTCGGCGCGGCGCACGCGGCGATCCGCACGACCCTCCTCGAGGCGTTCGCCTCCCTGCACTCCCTCGCCCTCCAGCAGACGCTCTACGCCATGGGCGAGGCCGTCCTCGAGCAGCACCCGGACGTCGCCGAGGTGCGCCTGTCGATGCCGAACAAGCACCACTTCGTCGTCGACCTGTCGCCGTTCGGTCTCGACAACCCGAACGAGGTCTTCGTCGCCGCCGACCGGCCCTACGGCCTCATCGAGGGCAGCGTCCTGCGTGACGACGCCCCGCCCGCAGGGCGGGCCTGGGACAGCGTCCCCGGGTTCGTGTGA
- a CDS encoding PIN domain-containing protein has protein sequence MSSTTSGDGRPARALVDTSVWISGELGRAVDRDRLPEESLVSVVTVAELQAGVLAAPDATSRSRRLDTLQVVMDAEVLPVDLRAAHVWAELRVRLRDAGHRMNVNDLWIAAIAVANDVPVVTQDDDFRPLVEIGGVDVVRV, from the coding sequence ATGAGCTCGACGACCTCGGGTGACGGCCGACCCGCCCGGGCCCTCGTCGACACGAGCGTGTGGATCTCCGGAGAGCTCGGCCGGGCGGTCGACCGCGACCGGCTGCCGGAGGAGAGCCTCGTCAGCGTCGTCACCGTCGCCGAGCTGCAGGCCGGGGTCCTCGCCGCACCTGACGCCACGTCACGTTCCCGACGGCTCGACACCCTGCAGGTGGTGATGGACGCCGAGGTCCTCCCCGTCGACCTCCGTGCGGCGCACGTCTGGGCCGAGCTGAGGGTGCGACTCCGCGACGCCGGACACCGGATGAACGTCAACGACCTGTGGATCGCGGCGATCGCCGTCGCGAACGACGTCCCCGTCGTGACGCAGGACGACGACTTCCGGCCTCTCGTCGAGATCGGCGGCGTCGACGTCGTCAGGGTGTGA
- the alc gene encoding allantoicase codes for MTSSPTHLEDLVDLASRALGGRVVAANDELFADRRNLNTDRPASWDPASFGPDGKVYDGWETRRRRGRLGAVPGADEHDTALVRLAAHGVVRCVVVDTAHFTGNYPAEASVEAVRVDGHADVAALEAMTWTTLVPRSRLAGDTENRFDVDPGAGEQAWTHVRLRIYPDGGVARLRVLGEVRPDPRFLEGTVDLAAAVNGGHVVDASDRFYASPGNLLRPGTGATIGEGWETARRRVPGNEWVVVALGAPGRPRVLDVDTTHYLGNAPGAARVRGVRVDAGAELPTDDGTWVDLVPLTALLPDTVHRFRVRDVLAEPPVVTHVRLDIHPDGGVNRFRVWGELDGDGAPAAAPRTQR; via the coding sequence ATGACGAGCTCGCCCACCCACCTCGAGGACCTCGTCGACCTCGCCTCCCGGGCCCTCGGTGGGCGCGTGGTCGCGGCGAACGACGAGCTGTTCGCCGACCGTCGCAACCTCAACACCGACCGTCCGGCGTCGTGGGACCCGGCGAGCTTCGGTCCCGACGGCAAGGTCTACGACGGCTGGGAGACCCGCCGCCGCCGTGGTCGCCTCGGTGCCGTGCCGGGGGCCGACGAGCACGACACCGCCCTCGTCCGGCTCGCCGCGCACGGCGTCGTGCGCTGCGTCGTCGTCGACACCGCCCACTTCACCGGCAACTACCCGGCGGAGGCCTCGGTGGAGGCGGTGCGCGTCGACGGGCACGCCGACGTCGCGGCGCTCGAGGCGATGACGTGGACGACGCTCGTGCCCCGTAGCCGCCTCGCCGGGGACACCGAGAACCGCTTCGACGTCGACCCGGGTGCCGGCGAGCAGGCGTGGACGCACGTGCGGCTGCGCATCTACCCCGACGGCGGTGTCGCCCGGCTGCGGGTGCTCGGGGAGGTCCGCCCCGACCCCCGCTTCCTCGAGGGCACCGTCGACCTCGCCGCCGCCGTCAACGGGGGACACGTCGTCGACGCCTCGGACCGCTTCTACGCCTCGCCCGGCAACCTGCTGCGCCCCGGCACGGGCGCGACGATCGGGGAGGGCTGGGAGACCGCCCGCCGGCGCGTCCCGGGCAACGAGTGGGTCGTCGTCGCCCTGGGAGCGCCCGGCCGGCCGCGCGTCCTCGACGTCGACACGACCCACTACCTCGGCAACGCACCGGGCGCCGCGCGGGTGCGCGGGGTGCGGGTCGACGCCGGCGCGGAGCTCCCGACGGACGACGGGACCTGGGTCGACCTGGTCCCGCTGACCGCGCTGCTGCCCGATACGGTCCACCGGTTCCGGGTCCGCGACGTCCTCGCGGAGCCGCCGGTCGTCACGCACGTCCGCCTCGACATCCACCCCGACGGGGGCGTCAACCGCTTCCGCGTGTGGGGCGAGCTCGACGGTGACGGCGCACCCGCCGCGGCCCCGAGGACGCAGCGATGA
- a CDS encoding xanthine dehydrogenase small subunit: MAVVPTTAPLVVPGTSPTTTLLAALRAAGRVGTKEGCGDGDCGACTVAVREPGGAWSAVTSCLVPVGAVAGREVLTVEDVAAPDGTLHPVQQALVDAAGSQCGYCTPGFVMSMVAGFHDPACAGPEGLPDDVVEGNLCRCTGYAPIRRACRALSGASAEPPVGGVVAGARGAAVEAAGRTYHRPTTLADALRLLEEHPDATVLAGATDLGIELSHHRLDPRVTVALEDVAELHHLAVTPTHLEIGAGVSLTRLEREAAGHLPALDEMLRWFAARQVRNRATLGGNLGTASPIGDLPPVLLALDAELVLADLDGERAVPVEDFFTGYRETVLRPGELIRLVRVPLARSDGTTRRLTWSYKVGKRGADDISVVAFAATLDLDADGCVRHARLAYGGVAVTPVRAHEVEASLLGRRLDPATVADTSARLQAWVKPLDDHRASAAYRRRLVGSLFEKLVAEHAGPGTGGRADAGDAA, encoded by the coding sequence ATGGCTGTCGTCCCCACCACGGCACCGCTCGTCGTGCCCGGGACCTCCCCGACCACGACCCTCCTGGCGGCTCTGCGCGCCGCTGGCCGGGTCGGCACCAAGGAGGGCTGCGGCGACGGGGACTGCGGCGCGTGCACGGTGGCGGTCCGCGAGCCCGGCGGGGCGTGGAGCGCGGTCACCAGCTGCCTCGTGCCCGTCGGCGCGGTCGCCGGCCGGGAGGTGCTGACCGTCGAGGACGTCGCCGCGCCCGACGGCACCCTGCACCCGGTGCAGCAGGCGCTCGTCGACGCCGCGGGCTCGCAGTGCGGGTACTGCACCCCCGGGTTCGTCATGAGCATGGTCGCGGGCTTCCACGACCCTGCCTGCGCCGGCCCGGAGGGCCTCCCCGACGACGTGGTCGAGGGCAACCTCTGCCGCTGCACGGGCTACGCCCCCATCCGTCGCGCGTGCCGGGCGCTGTCGGGCGCCTCCGCCGAACCCCCCGTCGGGGGCGTCGTCGCCGGCGCCCGCGGCGCCGCGGTCGAGGCCGCCGGACGCACGTACCACCGGCCGACGACGCTCGCCGACGCGCTCCGGCTCCTCGAGGAGCACCCCGACGCCACCGTCCTCGCCGGTGCCACCGACCTCGGGATCGAGCTGTCGCACCACCGCCTCGACCCCCGCGTCACCGTCGCGCTGGAGGACGTCGCCGAGCTCCACCACCTCGCCGTCACGCCGACCCACCTCGAGATCGGCGCCGGCGTCAGCCTCACCCGCCTCGAGCGCGAGGCGGCAGGGCACCTGCCGGCCCTCGACGAGATGCTCCGCTGGTTTGCGGCGCGCCAGGTCCGCAACCGGGCGACGCTCGGCGGGAACCTCGGCACCGCCTCCCCCATCGGCGACCTCCCGCCGGTCCTCCTCGCGCTCGACGCCGAGCTCGTCCTCGCCGACCTCGACGGGGAGCGCGCGGTGCCCGTCGAGGACTTCTTCACCGGGTACCGCGAGACGGTCCTGCGGCCTGGCGAGCTGATCCGCCTCGTGCGGGTCCCGCTCGCGCGGAGCGACGGCACGACGCGACGGCTCACCTGGTCGTACAAGGTCGGCAAGCGCGGCGCGGACGACATCAGCGTCGTCGCGTTCGCCGCGACCCTCGACCTCGACGCCGACGGCTGCGTCCGGCACGCCCGGCTCGCGTACGGCGGGGTCGCCGTCACGCCCGTCCGGGCGCACGAGGTGGAGGCGTCGCTGCTCGGGCGCCGGCTCGACCCCGCGACGGTCGCCGACACCTCGGCGCGGCTGCAGGCGTGGGTGAAGCCGCTCGACGACCACCGTGCGAGCGCGGCCTACCGCCGCCGGCTCGTCGGGTCGCTGTTCGAGAAGCTCGTCGCGGAGCACGCCGGGCCCGGCACCGGGGGCCGCGCGGACGCCGGGGACGCGGCGTGA
- the uraD gene encoding 2-oxo-4-hydroxy-4-carboxy-5-ureidoimidazoline decarboxylase: MSEVRSDTVALPPRDALLTCLRSDAWADALLGGAPYPTRTALEEAALRAARDLDDDALDQALAAHPRIGDRPQGDGVEAAHSRREQSGVSDDDPLAARLRETVRAYEERFDRVFLVRAAGRSTSDLLALARQRLGHDRSLEDVVVREQLGEIAVLRLRPLVEEPA; encoded by the coding sequence ATGAGCGAGGTCCGGTCCGACACCGTGGCGCTGCCCCCGCGCGACGCCCTGCTCACGTGCCTGCGGTCCGACGCCTGGGCCGACGCCCTGCTCGGCGGCGCCCCGTACCCGACCCGGACGGCGCTGGAGGAGGCGGCGCTGCGCGCCGCGAGGGACCTCGACGACGACGCGCTCGACCAGGCGCTCGCCGCCCACCCGCGCATCGGCGACCGCCCGCAGGGCGACGGCGTCGAGGCGGCCCACTCCCGCCGCGAGCAGTCGGGCGTGAGCGACGACGACCCGCTCGCGGCGCGGCTGCGGGAGACCGTCCGTGCGTACGAGGAGCGCTTCGACCGGGTCTTCCTCGTCCGCGCCGCGGGCCGGTCCACCTCCGACCTGCTCGCCCTCGCCCGGCAGCGGCTCGGCCACGATCGCTCGCTGGAGGACGTCGTCGTGCGCGAGCAGCTCGGCGAGATCGCCGTCCTCCGCCTGCGTCCCCTCGTGGAGGAGCCCGCGTGA
- the uraH gene encoding hydroxyisourate hydrolase, protein MTAFTTHVLDAATGTPAAGVDVTLHRLDDGTWRTVGAATTDDDGRCRDLGLASTVVGTYRLTFATGPWFAAQGRATFFPEVVVTVELADPARAHHHVPLLLSPFAYSTYRGS, encoded by the coding sequence GTGACCGCGTTCACCACCCACGTCCTCGACGCCGCCACCGGCACCCCGGCCGCCGGTGTCGACGTCACCCTCCATCGCCTCGACGACGGCACGTGGCGGACGGTCGGCGCCGCGACCACCGACGACGACGGGCGCTGCCGGGACCTCGGCCTCGCCTCGACCGTCGTCGGGACCTACCGGCTGACCTTCGCGACCGGCCCGTGGTTCGCGGCGCAGGGGCGCGCAACCTTCTTCCCCGAGGTCGTCGTCACCGTCGAGCTCGCCGACCCCGCCCGGGCCCACCACCACGTCCCGCTGCTGCTGTCGCCCTTCGCCTACTCCACCTACCGGGGGAGCTGA
- a CDS encoding type II toxin-antitoxin system prevent-host-death family antitoxin, giving the protein MPTIASRELRNHTASVLERVERGEVYTVTVHGRPVAELRRVVAHRRPAVPRADLVALLDRQRPDPGLAADIAWISEGTTDELDDLG; this is encoded by the coding sequence ATGCCGACGATCGCGTCCCGCGAGCTGCGCAACCACACGGCGTCCGTCCTGGAGCGGGTCGAGCGGGGCGAGGTCTACACGGTGACCGTGCACGGTCGACCGGTCGCGGAGCTCCGTCGGGTGGTGGCGCACCGCCGGCCCGCCGTCCCCCGCGCCGACCTCGTCGCGCTCCTCGACCGGCAGCGCCCCGATCCGGGCCTCGCTGCGGACATCGCATGGATCTCCGAGGGGACGACCGATGAGCTCGACGACCTCGGGTGA
- a CDS encoding DinB family protein: MTDHMRSDFRGATFVRSSFRGATLRFSDVSDVTMRSVDVAGLDIDSHDLFLGSLVVNGVDVVPLVDAELNRRFPGRELQTARTPEGLREAWVAVRSAWRTTVECTPPELVDAHVADEWSLAQTLRHLVLATDAWLRGAVQGIEQPFHEIGLLFTGAEESGVDMSPFRADPPGYAEVLAVRAERQRMVTDFLGTVTDEQLAEERTDPWGGDGWRPTVGDCVRVVLEEEWAHLRYVRRDLELLR, translated from the coding sequence ATGACCGACCACATGAGGAGCGACTTCCGGGGCGCGACGTTCGTGCGGTCGAGCTTCCGAGGAGCGACCCTCCGCTTCTCCGACGTCAGCGACGTCACGATGCGGAGCGTCGACGTGGCCGGGCTCGACATCGACAGCCACGACCTGTTCCTCGGCAGCCTCGTCGTCAACGGGGTCGACGTCGTGCCCCTGGTGGACGCGGAGCTCAACCGGCGGTTCCCGGGCCGCGAGCTGCAGACGGCGCGGACGCCCGAGGGCCTGCGCGAGGCGTGGGTCGCGGTGCGGTCCGCGTGGCGGACGACCGTCGAGTGCACGCCGCCGGAGCTCGTCGACGCCCACGTGGCGGACGAGTGGTCCCTCGCGCAGACCCTCCGGCACCTCGTGCTCGCCACCGACGCCTGGCTCCGCGGTGCGGTCCAGGGCATCGAGCAGCCGTTCCACGAGATCGGCCTGCTCTTCACCGGTGCCGAGGAGAGCGGCGTCGACATGTCGCCCTTCCGCGCCGACCCGCCCGGCTACGCGGAGGTCCTCGCCGTGCGCGCCGAGCGACAGCGGATGGTGACCGACTTCCTCGGCACGGTCACGGACGAGCAGCTCGCGGAGGAGCGCACGGACCCGTGGGGCGGCGACGGCTGGCGTCCCACCGTCGGTGACTGCGTCCGCGTCGTCCTCGAGGAGGAGTGGGCCCACCTGCGGTACGTCCGACGGGACCTCGAGCTGCTGCGATGA
- the allB gene encoding allantoinase AllB, whose protein sequence is MSDLDLLVRAARAVVDDGDGPRLAPAVVGVRDGTIVLVADPGSDAPAAAVVVDVPDDQVLLPGLVDSHVHVNEPGRTEWEGFATATRAAAAGGITTLVDMPLNSVPPTTTVAHLRAKQAAATGQVHVDVAFWGGAVPDNLADLAPLHDAGVLGFKAFLVPSGVPEFGHLDDPQLRAVLEQVAALDALLVVHAEDPDALADAPPVTGRRYADFLASRPDEAEVRAVERLLLLAERTGARVHVLHLSSAEALPLLAQARAAGVPVTVETCPHYLVLDAAGVPDGATPFKCCPPIRDAANADALWQALADGVVDAVVSDHSPSTADLKALDTGDFGAAWGGISSLQLTLPLVWTAARARGHDLADVVAWTAAGPARVAGLRRKGRIRVGAAADLVAFDPDARVVVDPERLHHRNPVTPYAGATLTGAVRAVWLAGRTLDPAGPARGRLLTRGDA, encoded by the coding sequence GTGAGCGACCTCGACCTCCTCGTCCGGGCGGCGCGCGCCGTCGTCGACGACGGCGACGGGCCACGGCTGGCGCCCGCGGTGGTGGGGGTACGCGACGGCACCATCGTGCTCGTCGCCGACCCCGGGTCCGACGCGCCGGCCGCTGCGGTCGTCGTCGACGTGCCGGACGACCAGGTGCTCCTGCCCGGGCTCGTCGACAGCCACGTCCACGTCAACGAGCCGGGCCGCACCGAGTGGGAGGGCTTCGCGACCGCGACCCGCGCCGCGGCCGCCGGGGGCATCACGACCCTCGTCGACATGCCCCTCAACTCGGTCCCCCCGACCACGACGGTCGCGCACCTGCGCGCGAAGCAGGCCGCGGCGACCGGGCAGGTCCACGTCGACGTCGCCTTCTGGGGCGGGGCGGTGCCGGACAACCTCGCCGACCTCGCGCCGCTGCACGACGCCGGCGTCCTCGGGTTCAAGGCGTTCCTCGTGCCGTCCGGGGTGCCGGAGTTCGGGCACCTCGACGACCCGCAGCTGCGCGCCGTCCTCGAGCAGGTCGCGGCGCTCGACGCGCTCCTCGTCGTCCACGCCGAGGACCCCGACGCGCTCGCCGACGCACCGCCTGTCACCGGGCGCCGCTACGCCGACTTCCTCGCCTCACGGCCCGACGAGGCCGAGGTCCGCGCCGTCGAGCGCCTCCTGCTGCTGGCCGAGCGGACGGGCGCACGCGTCCACGTCCTCCACCTGTCGAGCGCCGAGGCGCTGCCGCTGCTCGCCCAGGCCCGTGCCGCGGGGGTGCCGGTGACGGTCGAGACGTGCCCGCACTACCTCGTCCTCGACGCCGCGGGCGTCCCGGACGGCGCGACCCCGTTCAAGTGCTGCCCGCCCATCCGCGACGCCGCGAACGCCGACGCGCTGTGGCAGGCGCTCGCCGACGGTGTCGTCGACGCCGTCGTCAGCGACCACAGCCCCTCGACCGCCGACCTCAAGGCCCTCGACACCGGCGACTTCGGCGCCGCCTGGGGCGGGATCTCGTCCCTGCAGCTGACGCTGCCGCTCGTGTGGACGGCGGCCCGCGCCCGCGGACACGACCTCGCCGACGTCGTCGCGTGGACGGCGGCCGGCCCCGCCCGCGTGGCCGGCCTCCGCCGCAAGGGACGCATACGCGTCGGTGCGGCCGCCGACCTCGTCGCGTTCGACCCCGACGCCCGGGTCGTCGTCGACCCGGAACGGCTGCACCACCGCAACCCCGTCACGCCGTACGCCGGCGCGACGCTCACCGGCGCCGTCCGGGCCGTGTGGCTCGCGGGCCGGACGCTCGACCCCGCCGGGCCCGCCCGGGGCCGGCTGCTCACCCGAGGAGACGCATGA
- a CDS encoding DUF6986 family protein — MSGAARDLLAEVDALLADDDAATARAYPGDATTRQPVHTCYVSADRADRTTPSLWGAEARAVLDANAGDVDALARLLADIGVPLAPADAEEVLTRVRRVLRERPVQDLRIDLEDGYGLRPDAEEDAHAAAAGRTLAAWRDDAGAPFVAGVRVKGLQPATRARALRSLDRLVGAAADTGGLPHRTVVTWPKVASPAHVEAAVLVVERLEVAHGLPAGALRLELQVELPQAVVAADGSATVARLVHAGAGRVEGLHYGTYDFSAALGVGPADQSLDHPLADHAKAVMQLAAAQTGVRVSDGSTNVLPVGTPEQVRDALVLHGRLVRRAHARALRQGWDLHPGQLVTRYAVTVALARAELAATAARLRAYAAGAAAGTLDEPATARALAGALLRGIDDGALDGDEVRVATGLDDATLLDFAGRTP; from the coding sequence GTGAGCGGGGCAGCCCGCGACCTGCTGGCGGAGGTCGACGCGCTCCTCGCCGACGACGACGCCGCGACGGCCCGCGCGTACCCGGGGGACGCGACGACCCGGCAGCCGGTCCACACGTGCTACGTGTCGGCGGACCGGGCCGACCGCACCACCCCCTCTCTGTGGGGCGCCGAAGCGCGCGCGGTCCTCGACGCGAACGCCGGCGACGTCGACGCGCTCGCGCGCCTGCTCGCCGACATCGGGGTCCCGCTCGCGCCGGCTGACGCGGAGGAGGTGCTGACCCGCGTCCGTCGCGTCCTCCGGGAGCGTCCCGTCCAGGACCTTCGGATCGACCTGGAGGACGGCTACGGCCTGCGGCCGGACGCCGAGGAGGACGCCCACGCGGCGGCCGCCGGTCGGACGCTCGCAGCCTGGCGGGACGACGCGGGTGCGCCGTTCGTCGCCGGGGTGCGGGTCAAGGGCCTGCAGCCGGCGACCCGGGCCCGGGCTCTCCGCAGCCTCGACCGGCTCGTCGGCGCCGCCGCCGACACCGGCGGGCTGCCGCACCGGACGGTCGTGACGTGGCCCAAGGTGGCGTCGCCCGCCCACGTGGAGGCCGCCGTCCTCGTGGTCGAGCGGCTCGAGGTCGCGCACGGTCTGCCGGCGGGAGCGCTGAGGCTCGAGCTGCAGGTCGAGCTGCCGCAGGCCGTGGTCGCCGCCGACGGTTCGGCGACGGTCGCGCGCCTGGTCCACGCCGGGGCCGGGCGCGTCGAGGGCCTCCACTACGGCACGTACGACTTCAGCGCCGCCCTCGGCGTGGGGCCGGCCGACCAGTCCCTCGACCACCCGCTCGCCGACCACGCCAAGGCCGTCATGCAGCTGGCCGCTGCGCAGACCGGGGTGCGCGTGAGCGACGGGTCGACGAACGTGCTGCCCGTGGGGACACCCGAGCAGGTGCGGGACGCGCTCGTCCTCCACGGGCGCCTCGTCCGCCGCGCGCACGCCCGAGCGCTGCGGCAGGGCTGGGACCTCCATCCGGGCCAGCTCGTCACCCGGTACGCCGTCACCGTCGCCCTCGCCCGGGCGGAGCTCGCCGCCACCGCCGCGCGGCTGCGCGCCTACGCCGCCGGTGCCGCGGCCGGCACCCTCGACGAGCCCGCCACCGCCCGGGCCCTCGCCGGGGCGCTGCTGCGGGGCATCGACGACGGAGCGCTCGACGGCGACGAGGTGCGCGTCGCGACGGGCCTCGACGACGCGACGCTGCTGGACTTCGCGGGCCGGACGCCGTGA
- the xdhB gene encoding xanthine dehydrogenase molybdopterin binding subunit, with amino-acid sequence MTGPARAHESAVAHVTGRAVYTDDQHPPTGQLSARPVLSPHAHARIVAVDTTEALAVPGVVVVLGPEHVPGVNDCTGHAADEELLPTDEVHHVGHAVRWVVAETDEAARRGAAAVRVGYEPLPAVLDVDEAVATGSVHAPPARIERGTPDDVLDAPGPGVHVLAGEVRTGAQDHFYLETHAAWAHVDAEGHVACTVSTQHPSETQLVVAKVLGVPRSQVVVTCLRMGGGFGGKESQCHPFAALAALAALVTGRPVRVRLDRGTDMVMTGKRHPFLARYRVACDDDGRLLALDARLVSDGGWSMDLSLPVTSRAMFHVDNAYAVPHLRVTGQVARTNHVSHTAFRGFGGPQGMLVAEEVVDRVARHLGLLPEVVRERNLYRGPEDGGDIERSTTHYGQRVLHNRQPRIWSELSTRAGLAGRRAEVARANSGGGASRRGLAITPVKFGISFTKSQYNQAGALVLVYVDGSVQLNHGGTEMGQGLHAKMLHVAATTLGVRPERIRAMPTATDKVPNTSATAASSGADLNGQAVLAACSTVRDRLAVVAARLLGRDAPEDLVFADEHVFPANDPGHRVVFDDVVAAAYDERVSLSATGYYRTPNLTWDPGAGRGTPFHYFAFGAALTEVEVDGFTGTYRVRAVDVLHDVGDSLNPLVDRGQVEGGFVQGMGWLTTEECVWSPDGRFLTAAPSTYTIPTIAEVPEHFEVHLLADAPQERTVLGSKAVGEPPFMLALSVREALRDAVAAFGPAGPGQQVALAVPATPEAVLAAVDAVRGRAGSAPAAAPDRPFAQQ; translated from the coding sequence GTGACCGGGCCCGCGCGAGCGCACGAGTCCGCCGTCGCCCACGTCACCGGCCGGGCCGTCTACACCGACGACCAGCACCCGCCGACCGGGCAGCTGAGCGCCCGTCCGGTCCTGTCGCCCCACGCGCACGCCCGCATCGTCGCCGTCGACACCACCGAGGCGCTGGCCGTGCCCGGCGTCGTCGTCGTCCTCGGCCCCGAGCACGTGCCCGGCGTCAACGACTGCACGGGCCACGCCGCCGACGAGGAGCTGCTGCCGACCGACGAGGTGCACCACGTCGGGCACGCCGTGCGGTGGGTCGTCGCCGAGACCGACGAGGCCGCCCGGCGCGGGGCGGCCGCCGTCCGCGTCGGGTACGAGCCGCTACCGGCCGTCCTCGACGTCGACGAGGCGGTCGCGACCGGCAGCGTCCACGCGCCGCCCGCCCGCATCGAGCGCGGCACCCCGGACGACGTCCTCGACGCGCCCGGGCCCGGCGTGCACGTGCTCGCCGGGGAGGTGCGCACCGGGGCGCAGGACCACTTCTACCTCGAGACGCACGCCGCGTGGGCGCACGTCGACGCCGAGGGCCACGTCGCCTGCACGGTGTCGACCCAGCACCCGAGCGAGACGCAGCTCGTCGTGGCGAAGGTCCTCGGCGTGCCGCGCAGCCAGGTCGTCGTCACGTGCCTGCGGATGGGCGGCGGGTTCGGCGGCAAGGAGTCCCAGTGCCACCCGTTCGCCGCGCTCGCCGCGCTCGCCGCACTCGTCACCGGCCGGCCCGTGCGGGTCCGCCTCGACCGCGGCACGGACATGGTGATGACGGGCAAGCGGCACCCGTTCCTCGCCCGCTACCGGGTCGCGTGCGACGACGACGGGCGGCTCCTCGCGCTCGACGCGCGGCTCGTGAGCGACGGCGGCTGGTCGATGGACCTCTCCCTGCCCGTGACGAGCCGGGCGATGTTCCACGTCGACAACGCCTACGCCGTCCCGCACCTGCGTGTCACGGGGCAGGTCGCGCGGACGAACCACGTCTCCCACACCGCGTTCCGCGGGTTCGGCGGCCCGCAGGGGATGCTCGTCGCGGAGGAGGTCGTCGACCGGGTCGCCCGGCACCTCGGCCTGCTGCCGGAGGTCGTCCGCGAACGGAACCTCTACCGCGGCCCGGAGGACGGCGGCGACATCGAGCGCAGCACGACGCACTACGGGCAGCGGGTGCTCCACAACCGGCAGCCGCGGATCTGGTCGGAGCTGTCGACCCGCGCGGGGCTCGCCGGGCGCCGCGCCGAGGTCGCACGGGCCAACTCCGGGGGCGGCGCGAGCCGGCGGGGTCTGGCGATCACGCCGGTGAAGTTCGGGATCTCCTTCACGAAGTCGCAGTACAACCAGGCGGGCGCGCTCGTCCTCGTCTACGTCGACGGCAGCGTCCAGCTCAACCACGGCGGCACCGAGATGGGCCAGGGGCTCCACGCGAAGATGCTCCACGTCGCGGCCACCACGCTCGGCGTGCGACCCGAGCGGATCCGCGCGATGCCGACGGCGACGGACAAGGTGCCGAACACGTCGGCGACGGCCGCGAGCAGCGGCGCGGACCTCAACGGGCAGGCGGTGCTCGCCGCGTGCTCGACGGTGCGGGACCGGCTCGCCGTCGTCGCCGCCCGGCTTCTCGGCCGCGACGCGCCGGAGGACCTCGTCTTCGCCGACGAGCACGTGTTCCCCGCCAACGACCCCGGGCACAGGGTCGTCTTCGACGACGTCGTGGCCGCCGCATACGACGAGCGCGTGTCCCTGTCCGCGACCGGCTACTACCGCACCCCGAACCTCACGTGGGACCCCGGGGCCGGGCGCGGCACCCCGTTCCACTACTTCGCCTTCGGCGCCGCCCTCACGGAGGTCGAGGTCGACGGGTTCACCGGCACGTACCGCGTCCGCGCGGTCGACGTGCTCCACGACGTCGGCGACTCCCTCAACCCGCTCGTCGACCGGGGCCAGGTCGAGGGAGGGTTCGTCCAGGGCATGGGGTGGCTGACGACCGAGGAGTGCGTGTGGTCGCCCGACGGCCGGTTCCTCACCGCGGCCCCGTCGACGTACACGATCCCGACCATCGCGGAGGTGCCGGAGCACTTCGAGGTCCACCTGCTCGCGGACGCCCCGCAGGAGCGGACCGTGCTCGGCAGCAAGGCCGTCGGCGAGCCGCCGTTCATGCTCGCCCTGTCCGTCCGGGAGGCGCTGCGCGACGCCGTCGCCGCGTTCGGTCCCGCCGGCCCCGGTCAGCAGGTCGCGCTCGCCGTGCCGGCGACGCCGGAGGCGGTGCTCGCGGCGGTCGACGCCGTGCGGGGACGGGCGGGCAGCGCGCCGGCGGCGGCGCCGGACCGCCCGTTCGCCCAGCAGTGA